A stretch of DNA from Deinococcus radiophilus:
CTCAACCTGACTGTTCGCCAGCGCGTTCATAGGGTAAACCACGATGGCCTGCACCCCACGCCCGCTGCCGAACCGCAGCACATGGTCCACAATAGGCAGGATGTAAGTCAGCGATTTGCCGGACCCTGTGCCTGTGGTCACGACATAGGAACGCCCCTGCTGCGCCATTTCGGTCGCCGCTCGCTGGTGGGCGTGCAGATTGAGCGACCTGGGCGGATGGCCTGCCTGAAACAGTTCGGCACACTGTGGGTGGAGCAGTCCTTCTGCCACCAGGCTGGCCACACTCCCACCTGACGTGAAGTTGGGATTGAGCTGTACCAGTGGTTCAGGCCAAAAGACTCCACTTTGCATCTGACCATCGACGTAATCCCGGATGTCACGGTCACGGATATGCACGAACGAGGAGACGTAGGAGGCGTACTGGTCTATTACTTCCTGACGCAGCTCAAAGATATTCATCTCGCGCGGCCAGTCGAGTCCAGAAGAGGTAGAGGTAGGGTTATCATAGGATGAGAAATATTCTATGACCTGAACAGCGAATCTGCGGCCCAACCTGAGGAATAGGGGATTTCCAGGTCAGGCTATCTACAATTTCCAAAGGGAGGCTGTGAAGTCTTACAGCTCCAGTAACGCCGCCTCCGTTGCCTTCTGAGAAAGTTCGGCAGCCGCATACAGCCGCTCGCGTGGTGTCAAAGGCTGCCCCAGGTTTGAGCGATACACATTGCCCCCAGTTTGAGGCTACACCCACCACCGAACCTACTGGGTTGTGCGTGGCCGGTACCATGCACGGGCCGTCTGAGACGAGATTCTTGCCAGCTTGCAGCGGGATTCTGCTCAGTGGAATCTTGAGCACTTACCTCTGGGGCAACGTTGCCCCAGAGAAATTTCTGCGCAGCTTCCCAGAAAATTTGCGGACATTCTTTGAAGCAGGCATCATACAGTTATGACCCAGGCAACCCAGGTACTTATGGCGTTCAACCACGCAGGAGGAGCCGCCAAGACTTCCACTGTGCGGGATATCGGCTATGAACTCAGCCAGCGCGGCTTTCGCGTCTTGCTCATTGACCTTGACCCGCAGGCCAATCTCAGTCAGTTCCTGGGTTATGGAGAGGCTCAGCCTGAGCAGACGGTCCGCAACGCCCTGATGGAGTACGCAGAGCTGCCTGACCCGGTCCACATTCACGGCATGGACCTGATTCCCAGTCACCTGGTTCTGAGCCGCAGTGACATGGCGCTAGGCGGGTACTCCAACTCAGAAGGCCGTCTGCGCCGTGCAGTCGACAAGGTGCGTGAATCTGGGCGGTACGACTTCATCCTGATTGACCCTCCACCTTCACTCAGCAAACTGACCGCCAATGCGGCCAATGCCAGCGACTGGGTGATTGTACCGATTCCTGCCAAATACAAGGGCCTCGTGGCCTTGGAAGGGGTACGTGAAATGCTTGAGGAATATACCTACACCAACGAGAACCTCAAGGTTGCGATGTTTGTGGTCACTCAGATGGACAATACCAACCACGCTCAGGAAGCCATGCAGGTCTTCCAGGCTGCCCTTGGGGACCAGCTCGCCGGTCCTATCCGCAATCGTCCTGCTGTATACAACCGCTGCCAACCGGAAGGGCGCCCAGTCGGCACTGTACCAGCCGATGCCGAAGCGAAAGCGGAGATTGTCAGTGTGGTCGATACGCTACTCGAAAGGATCAAGCCATGACTGAGAAGCCACTGTCCGCCGGGATGCAGGCCATCCTCAACAAGACCATGCAGGTCAAATCCAGCATCGATCAGGCCCAGACCGAGCGGTCACCCCTGAGGCAGCTTCCACTCGACCAGCTGAGGGCTTCCCCGTTTCAGGCCCGGTTGGATTTCACCGACATCGACTCGCTTGCCGAGGATATCGGGCTCAATGGAGTCCTGCAGCCGGTCCTCGTACGCTTACTTGGGCCGGATACCTTCGAACTGGTGGCGGGTGAACGGCGCTGGCGAGCAGCCCGACTCGCTGGCCTCGACCGCATTCCCGCGATCGTCCGCAACATGGATGATACCCAGGCTCGCTTGTATGGTCTCAAGGAAAATCTGGAACGCCAGGACCTGAACGCCTATGAAGTGGCCCACGCGGCGGTGGACCTTGTCGCCCTGGCGGTTGATCAACCGCGTGAGCAGGTCATCGCTGATCTACAAGCCCGGCGCAGCACATCTCCAGAGGTCACCCAAGCGCTGCAGGAAGCGTTGAGTGTTCTGGGGCGTGACCTCAGTGTGGCTGGCTTCCAGCGTCACTATCTCAAGATGCTCTCGCTTCCCGAACATCTGAAGGATGCTATCCAGCAGGGAGCTTCTTATGCCGCCGTCATGGCGCTGACCAAAGCCTCCTTGGAGCAGCAGGCTGAGTGGCTTCCTCTGGTCATTTCTAGTAAGTGGGGGACACGTGACGTCGAGCAGGCTCTAAAGACAGCTCGCAGCACATCGCCTTCGGATAGCCTCCAGCCTACCGATCCGGTGCAGGCGGGTGAGCGCCTGGCGAAACAGTTGAGGGCGGGCAGACTTGAGCAGCTGGACGGACGCAGACGCCGCAAGGCCCAGCGCCTCCTGGAAGAGCTGACCGCCTTACTAGAACAGGAAGCTTAAGGGGAGGGGAGAGGCTGGATATGCCACCGGGTTCCTCCCTGCATGCCGGTCACAATTCACATGCAAGCCAAGTCTCCAATCCCTCAGTTCTGTCTCGTCAATCCCTCAAAAGTGTCGCACCAATCCCTCAGTTCTGTCTCGTCAATCCCTCAAAAGTGTCGCACCAATCCCTCGGTTCTGTCTCAAATCCTGGGAATTTTTTTGGTAATACAGCCACATGTGCGAGATAGAACTGAGGTAAACGCGAGATAGAACTGAGGTAAACGCGAGATAGAACTGAGGTAAACGCGAGATAGAACTGAGGTAAACGCGAGATAGAACTGAGGTAAACGCGAGATAGAACTGAGGTATTTTTTTGAGGTAAATGTCGCTGGGGTCGGCTTTTGAGTCTTAATAATTGGCCCCTTGATTGATCAATCAAATCAATAATTATTTATCTTGATATGATCAATCAAGGTGGAAATTCGAATCAACGAACTGGATCTGACGAGGGCGGGCATCATCAGCGTGCAGCGTGACCTTGCCCCTTCGGAGATCAGTTGGGAGACCGAGTACACCATCGGTGAGGTGATGTACCGGGTCACTGGGAGTGCTTTTCATGGACGGCCTCATGGACGTGATGCAGATGTCTTGCTCGCGCTGCAAACGCTTTTTTTCAGAGCGGGCTGCCCAGAGTCGAATACGATTGAACTTTCCGCAGCTCAACTGCTTGCGGCCAGTGGGCATTCCAGAAATGGTCAATATTATGCAGGCCTGCGTGAGTCTCTGCTGCGTCTCAGTGGAGTGAAATGGACGCTGGTCAGAACGCAGTTCGATGAAAAGCGTCAGCGTCACCTGGGTGCAACGACCACGACCGGAATCATTGCAGAGATGGAGGTGATGGACCAGGCCACCGGGTCTCACCGTCCTTTCGAGCAGCGGGAACTGAGTGAAGCGTCTCCCATCAAGATCAGCTTCGTTCCCAGCTTCGCCAGTTCCATCCGCGATGGTTTCTTCCAGATTCTCGACGGTGAGTTGCTCTCCCGCCTCGGTCAACCGCAGGCCAGAAGCCTGTACCGGGTTCTTCAGGCCCACCGCGTCACTGCAGCAGGGTCTCTCGCTGGAGAACTGAGCTTCAAGTTCAAAGATTGGCTGGCGGCCTGTGGCCTGGAAGAAGAGCGGCTGGACAACTCCAAGCGGACCCTGGAGGCTGCCCACGAACGTTTGAAGGTCGAAGGGTACCTGGATGAAGTGACTATCACTGGCCGCGGGCGCACTGGCAACATTCACTACCGGTTCTCGCTGGAAGCGGCTCCTGAGCTTGTCGACGTGCTGTTGGAGCGCGGGATTACCCGCCCAGTGGCGGAGGCTCTGGCCGCTGACCATCCAGCTCGGATCAAGGTTGCCCTCAGAGTGGTGGACGAACGGTTGGAAACGGGTTGGAAACCTCGCTCGCTCCCCGCAGCTATTGTAGACGCCATCCGGAACCCTAAGAAGTGGGGGTACGCGGCTACGGAAAGCCACGAGAAGACATCGCGCAAAGAAGTTGTGGCCCGAGATAGGGCGCAAGAGGAGGAGGCCCCTTCAGAGCCACGGGAGACAGTCCTGGCTTTTCTGAAATTACATTTGCGGCGGTCGCCTTCTGACCAGGCGCTAGAAGCCCTGGCCTCACTCAGTGAAGCTGGAGTCACCGCACTACTCACTGCTTTGAAACAGGAAAAGGCTGAGGCGCTGCAGGGAGCTGAAGCTATTTTGATGGTTGAGCTTTAGGAAACAGTTTTGACGTGTCCGCATGCTGGCTGACGCCCAGGGTCGGAGGATCACTAGGGAGGGTGCCCTGGCGAACGGCCCTATTGAGCCGCACGGGGGTTATCCCATTGAGGTGCCACCAACGTCTTCCCGGCTCCAGTAGGGAGGACGACCACTCCTCGCCGTCCGGCCGCTTTCCAGGCGGCGAGGGCTTCTTGCTGGGTGGATAGGGAGTGATCTCACGGGCGTAGGTCAGGCCTAGGTCACCGAACGCTCTCGCGCGGTCCTCGAACTTGATGCCGGCGCTTTTCATCTCTAGAGCGATATCGCGGTAGGCCAGCTGAGGGTGCCCCAAAAGCGGTACCAGTCGTTTTGCGAAACTCAGCTTACCTCAGCCCGCCTGCAACAGGCGGGCAAATTCGTTCGGAGTCTGTCCATTCAGTGAAGTGTGTGGCCTGACATCGTTGTAGTCCTCACGCCAGCGGCGAAGAATCAGACGGGCCTGATCCAGATTCTGAAACCAGTGGAGGTTCAGGCATTCATCCCGAACACGTCCATTGAAACTTTCGATATAGGCGTTTTCGACGGGTTTTCCCGGTCGAATGAAGTGGTGCATGATGTCGCACTTATGGGTCCAGAGTTCCAGGGCTCTCCCTGTAAATTCTGGGCCATTGTCGGTCGTAATAGCCTGTGGTGCACCACGGAACCGCACCACAGCTTCCAGAGCAGTCACGACATCGTGCCCTGTGATGGACGTTCCAGCCTGCATCACCAGGCACTCCCTGGTAAAGTCATCCACCACGTTCAGCACACGAAATCGCTGACCAGATGCGAGCTGGTCTGTCATGAAATCCAGGCTCCAACGCTGATTAGGAGCAGAAACCTGAGGTTTCTGCTGACGCTCCCCAACATTGAGCTTCCTGCGCTCCTTCTTCCGAACGGCTAGCCCTTCGGCACGATAGATGCGGTACACACGCTTATGGTTCACGTTCAAACCTTCTCGGCCCAGCATCAGGTGAAGTCTTCGGTATCCAAAGCGTGGCCGTTCCCGTGCCAGTGCACGTAAACGTTCGACCAGAACCAGATCTTTTACTCTCTGGGCTTTTTCTTCTATAGGTCGTGCGCGAGAAGCCCAGGGCCCGACAGACTCGACGTTCACTCACGGCGAAGGTGTCCTTCAGGAAGATCGCTATCTGTTTTTTGAGAGGTGTCCTCGCCTGGGACGTGGTCCCAGGCCCTACCACGTTCGTCCAACCACCTCTTTCAGCATGGCGTTGTCCAGCGAAAGGTCAGCAACCAGCTTTTTGAGACGCTGGTTTTCCGCCTCCAGCTGACGAAATTGACGGGCTTCGTCTTTGGTCATGCCACCGTACTTGGCTTTCCAGCGATAAATCGTCCCTGGCGCGACTCCATGAAGTCGCGCCAAATCGCTTATAGGCGTGCCCGCCTCAAGCTGTCCAAGGATGTCCAGAATATGTGCTTCGGTATACCGTTTGCCGTTCATATGCCTCCCAGTCTGCTGCTGAATTCGCAATCAGACTGGCACCGAAAACAGGGGCAAGGTCAGGATGAGTCTGAGAGGAGTACAGCGCGTCTTTGGTGTTCACCGCAACACCGTGATCTGGTGGATAAAAGAGAGGCCCGTGAAGTGATGCAGACTGTACCAGTCTGCATCACACCTCCAGAAGAAGTGGTCATTGAGCTGGATGAAATGTGGACCTTCGTTGCCAAGAAAAAACAGGCGAGGTGGATCTGGATTGCCCTGGAGCGCAGCACCCGCAGGGTGCTGGCCTGGGTACTGGGTGACCGCAGTGAGCAAACAGCGTTCAAGTTCTGGGAACGCTTACCATTGTCCCTTGAGCAGCGACTGAAAGGGACGTTTTGCACCGATCTGTGGCGAGCCTACGATGAACCGCTCTTGGGGGTAAAGCGGCTAACCCGGAAGGGAGAAACGAATCATGTCGAACGATTGAACTGCACGCTGAGACAGCGGCTGGGTCGGCTTGCTCGTAAGTCGTTGTCTTTCTCGAAGACGGACGAAATGCTCGAAGCCAGCCTGACTCTGGCCTTCCACCGATACAACTTGTCACGTTGATGCAGCCACTACC
This window harbors:
- a CDS encoding ParA family protein, encoding MTQATQVLMAFNHAGGAAKTSTVRDIGYELSQRGFRVLLIDLDPQANLSQFLGYGEAQPEQTVRNALMEYAELPDPVHIHGMDLIPSHLVLSRSDMALGGYSNSEGRLRRAVDKVRESGRYDFILIDPPPSLSKLTANAANASDWVIVPIPAKYKGLVALEGVREMLEEYTYTNENLKVAMFVVTQMDNTNHAQEAMQVFQAALGDQLAGPIRNRPAVYNRCQPEGRPVGTVPADAEAKAEIVSVVDTLLERIKP
- a CDS encoding replication initiator protein A, giving the protein MEIRINELDLTRAGIISVQRDLAPSEISWETEYTIGEVMYRVTGSAFHGRPHGRDADVLLALQTLFFRAGCPESNTIELSAAQLLAASGHSRNGQYYAGLRESLLRLSGVKWTLVRTQFDEKRQRHLGATTTTGIIAEMEVMDQATGSHRPFEQRELSEASPIKISFVPSFASSIRDGFFQILDGELLSRLGQPQARSLYRVLQAHRVTAAGSLAGELSFKFKDWLAACGLEEERLDNSKRTLEAAHERLKVEGYLDEVTITGRGRTGNIHYRFSLEAAPELVDVLLERGITRPVAEALAADHPARIKVALRVVDERLETGWKPRSLPAAIVDAIRNPKKWGYAATESHEKTSRKEVVARDRAQEEEAPSEPRETVLAFLKLHLRRSPSDQALEALASLSEAGVTALLTALKQEKAEALQGAEAILMVEL
- a CDS encoding ParB/RepB/Spo0J family partition protein, whose product is MTEKPLSAGMQAILNKTMQVKSSIDQAQTERSPLRQLPLDQLRASPFQARLDFTDIDSLAEDIGLNGVLQPVLVRLLGPDTFELVAGERRWRAARLAGLDRIPAIVRNMDDTQARLYGLKENLERQDLNAYEVAHAAVDLVALAVDQPREQVIADLQARRSTSPEVTQALQEALSVLGRDLSVAGFQRHYLKMLSLPEHLKDAIQQGASYAAVMALTKASLEQQAEWLPLVISSKWGTRDVEQALKTARSTSPSDSLQPTDPVQAGERLAKQLRAGRLEQLDGRRRRKAQRLLEELTALLEQEA